From the genome of Amyelois transitella isolate CPQ chromosome 16, ilAmyTran1.1, whole genome shotgun sequence, one region includes:
- the LOC106129757 gene encoding uncharacterized protein LOC106129757, whose amino-acid sequence MTEYYNVVPWYNSNEWHNVYNKIYNEDSKQEAHNMLMIWKARCPSLPSGIESTLTLLEVHLQDLNNFDDITKDHFLRLAYSSAIMRFVNHMLDTETAKGSSLYHAAKNLGVPDWIIDMRHNTAHSNNLPSLDLLREASVIGLKWLQKNYWDKYKECIQDYTTSEFTSGDVNGDKTKLTALLNFCLSLSVCMHSKIKKLSDISDIVMRESIVNDTRDLFGDQIDLSNLKTVSIMSLVNLMNHQSKKLLQGKNKATIVTKTLLGEDSLFLSSELVHYLSDHDFTRRRRLNRDYMQCFELLLVFLHSNDLIFEFVMELVHITQEHDDKERCLLAAIWLSEILKALKKSKEFINKMNRINSNDMRSRKRKELISLYHHWFPNDKANGLLLDLLKSAPNALLNINFVQTIISAYNPFLAYFVVDLLNLVEPHLPKLVKDKVCKLAHMISSPERLQTPNSNSAKIYTVQDLECFNSDVLNTPMEVEDTEPEWRNNEDVHVAIHSIPGTRGLWNISTLDCDWSVCPIGCLVQQNLKN is encoded by the exons ATGACAGAATATTACAACGTTGTACCATGGTACAATAGCAACGAATGGcataatgtatataataaaatttacaatgagGACAGCAAACAAGAAGCTCATAACATGTTGATGATTTGGAAAGCGCGATGCCCGTCGCTTCCTTCAGGTATAGAATCAACATTGACTTTACTAGAAGTGCACCTCCAAGATCTGAATAATTTTGACGATATCACCAAAGATCATTTTTTACGTTTGGCATACTCTTCAGCCATTATGCGATTTGTAAATCACATGCTTGATACAGAAACCGCTAAAGGGTCAAGTTTATATCATGCTGCTAAAAATTTAGGAGTTCCAGACTGGATCATCGACATGAGGCACAATACTGCTCACAGCAACAATTTACCATCCCTTGACTTATTGAGAGAAGCCTCAGTCATTGGATTAAAATGGCTGCAGAAAAATTACTGggataaatataaagaatgcATACAAGATTATACAACATCTGAATTTACTTCGGGAGATGTAAACGGAGATAAAACTAAATTGACAGCTTTACTGAATTTTTGCTTATCTCTCAGTGTCTGCATGCATTCAAAAATTAAGAAGTTATCAGACATATCAGACATTGTGATGAGGGAATCTATTGTTAATGATACAAGAGACTTGTTCGGAGATCAAATtgatttatcaaatttaaaaactgtttCCATTATGTCTTTAGTAAATTTGATGAATCATCAATCAAAAAAACTGTTGCaaggtaaaaataaagcaaCTATTGTTACCAAAACATTATTGGGAGAAGATTCATTATTCCTTTCATCAGAACTTGTGCATTACTTGAGTGACCACGATTTCACGCGTAGAAGAAGATTAAATAGAGACTATATGCAATGTTTTGaacttttattagtatttctaCATTCTAATGATTTGATATTTGAGTTTGTGATGGAACTGGTGCATATAACACAAGAACATGATGACAAAGAGAGATGTCTACTAGCAGCAATCTGGCTTTCAGAGATACTAAaggctttaaaaaaatctaaagagTTTATCAATAAGATGAATAG gattAATTCGAATGACATGAGATctcgaaaaagaaaagagtTAATATCTCTCTACCATCATTGGTTTCCAAATGACAAGGCAAATGGACTGCTGTTAGATCTCCTAAAATCTGCACCTAATGCCctattgaatattaattttgtacaaaCCATCATATCAGCCTACAATCCATTTCTTGCTTACTTTGTAGTAGATCTTTTAAACTTAGTGGAACCACATTTGCCTAAATTAGTGAAAGATAAAGTTTGCAAGTTGGCACATATGATTTCTTCACCAGAAAGACTTCAGAccccaaattcaaattcagcAAAAATTTACACTGTTCAAGACTTGGAATGTTTTAATTCAGATGTACTTAATACCCCAATGGAAGTAGAAGATACTGAACCCGAATGGAGAAACAATGAAGATGTACATGTTGCAATCCACTCTATCCCAGGGACACGAGGCCTCTGGAATATATCTACACTTGATTGTGATTGGTCCGTGTGTCCCATTGGATGTTTGGTTcagcaaaatttaaaaaactga